Proteins encoded in a region of the Sphingomonas sp. HMP9 genome:
- the kdpC gene encoding potassium-transporting ATPase subunit KdpC — protein MTSDFTSALRPAFVMTILFALLLGIVYPLAMTGIGQAIFPTQANGSLVVADGKAIGSTVVGQAFTTDRYFQTRPSAAGKGYDALASSGSNLGPTSQALVDRIKADVAKRRAEGVTGPLPADLATASGSGLDPDLSPASAYAQVARVTRVRNLPADRVRALVAANVDGALFGILGEPRVNVLALNRALDATGQHATGAR, from the coding sequence ATGACCTCCGATTTCACCTCCGCGCTCCGCCCGGCGTTCGTCATGACGATCCTGTTCGCGCTGCTGCTCGGGATCGTCTATCCCCTCGCGATGACCGGCATCGGACAGGCGATCTTCCCGACTCAGGCGAACGGCAGCCTCGTCGTCGCCGACGGCAAGGCGATCGGCTCGACCGTGGTCGGGCAGGCGTTCACCACCGATCGCTATTTCCAGACTCGTCCCTCTGCGGCCGGCAAGGGCTATGACGCGCTCGCCTCGTCGGGGTCGAACCTCGGGCCGACCAGCCAGGCGCTCGTCGATCGGATCAAGGCCGATGTCGCCAAGCGTCGCGCGGAAGGTGTGACCGGGCCGCTTCCCGCCGATCTCGCCACCGCGTCCGGCTCGGGGCTCGACCCCGATCTGTCGCCCGCCTCGGCCTATGCGCAGGTTGCGCGCGTCACCCGCGTCCGCAATCTGCCCGCAGACCGGGTGCGCGCGCTGGTGGCCGCCAATGTCGACGGCGCGCTGTTCGGCATCCTCGGCGAACCGCGCGTCAACGTCCTGGCCCTCAACCGCGCCCTCGACGCAACCGGGCAGCACGCAACGGGCGCGCGTTGA
- a CDS encoding sensor histidine kinase: protein MNDDTRPSPEALLRQASQEGRGRLKIFLGAAPGVGKTFEMLSEGAERRRAGVDIVIGVVETHGRVETAALTRGHEIMPRKPIPYEGRTLDEMDLDAILARAPTLVLVDELAHTNAPGSRHPKRYQDVEELLAAGIDVYSTINIQHIESLNDVVASFTRVRVRETVPDSIVEAAEIEVVDIPPDELIERLKAGKVYLPQEATRALAHFFSKSNLSALRELALRRAAQAVDAQMLEHVRALGVGGTWAGGERIVVAISELPGALGLVRATKRIADAMHAPWTAVYIETPRAQGFGEAEHRQLAGVFNLATQLGGDVATVPAASVVDGLKTFTTEARATQLVVGKSTRSRLFELRHGSVVDQMVRETPGIAVHVLPMEGGTATRGRRRHVGGWGSKAGYAWTTAMVAGVTGVASALFHILNLGNVALLYLLPVMAAASLFGLRTGLFAGIASSVAYNFFFLPPTGTLTISNPENVISILVLLGIAFVTSQLTSRVRAQADIAVASARTNAALAGFLRQMTSLNEPVALARAICEEIGRLFDVRAVILVAEDPGLAVQAANGADYRLETMEMAAAQWAYDNGAPAGRGSSTLAASEWFFQPLRSGERTLAVLGLARDMGGDPVRSDQLPLLMSLVDQASLVLERARLEVEMRDVDAVRERDRLRQALLSSVSHDLRTPLTSVMAAAAELHRGVTPELIATIESEAARLNRFVGNLLDMARVEAGALRLRLEPTDLTDAVAGAVHDTKRVLEGHAIDLDVAPNLPLVRIDPQLLHHCLLNLLDNAGRYADPGTPIVVRAEHRFGMLRLSVIDQGPGLPPGREKEVFETFRRLEGSDRAIGGTGLGLAIVKAFAEAMGMGVEAGNREDRTGARFSLCFPQDLLVRETDGANV, encoded by the coding sequence TTGAACGACGACACACGACCATCGCCGGAGGCCCTTCTGCGACAGGCGTCGCAGGAGGGTCGCGGCCGTCTGAAGATCTTCCTCGGCGCCGCGCCCGGGGTCGGCAAGACGTTCGAGATGCTCTCCGAAGGCGCCGAACGCCGTCGCGCGGGCGTCGACATCGTCATCGGCGTGGTCGAGACGCATGGCCGGGTCGAAACGGCGGCGCTCACCCGCGGGCACGAGATTATGCCGCGCAAGCCGATCCCCTATGAGGGGCGGACGCTCGACGAGATGGATCTCGACGCGATCCTCGCGCGCGCGCCGACGCTCGTCCTGGTCGACGAACTCGCGCATACCAATGCGCCCGGCAGCCGCCATCCCAAACGCTATCAGGATGTCGAGGAGTTGCTGGCCGCGGGCATCGACGTCTATTCGACGATCAACATCCAGCATATCGAGAGCCTCAACGACGTCGTCGCGTCGTTCACGCGCGTGCGTGTCCGCGAGACCGTCCCCGACAGCATCGTCGAGGCGGCCGAGATCGAAGTCGTCGACATCCCGCCCGACGAGCTGATCGAGCGACTGAAGGCGGGCAAGGTCTATCTGCCCCAGGAGGCGACGCGCGCGCTGGCGCACTTCTTCTCGAAGTCGAACCTGTCCGCGCTGCGCGAACTCGCGCTGCGGCGTGCGGCGCAGGCGGTCGATGCGCAGATGCTCGAACATGTCCGTGCGCTCGGCGTCGGCGGCACCTGGGCGGGCGGCGAGCGGATCGTCGTGGCGATCAGCGAACTGCCCGGCGCGCTCGGCCTCGTCCGCGCGACCAAGCGGATCGCGGATGCGATGCACGCACCCTGGACCGCGGTGTATATCGAGACCCCGCGTGCGCAGGGCTTTGGCGAGGCGGAGCACCGCCAGCTCGCCGGTGTGTTCAACCTGGCGACGCAGCTCGGTGGCGACGTCGCCACCGTCCCCGCGGCCTCGGTGGTCGACGGCCTCAAGACCTTCACGACCGAGGCGCGCGCGACGCAGCTGGTGGTCGGCAAGTCGACCCGGTCGCGGCTGTTCGAGCTGCGCCACGGCTCGGTCGTCGACCAGATGGTGCGCGAGACGCCGGGGATCGCGGTGCATGTCCTGCCGATGGAGGGGGGCACCGCCACGCGGGGCCGGCGGAGACATGTCGGCGGCTGGGGCAGCAAGGCGGGCTATGCCTGGACGACGGCGATGGTGGCGGGCGTCACTGGCGTGGCCAGCGCGCTGTTCCACATCCTCAACCTTGGCAACGTCGCGCTCCTGTATCTGCTGCCGGTGATGGCGGCAGCCAGCCTGTTCGGCCTGCGCACCGGTCTGTTCGCGGGGATCGCCTCGTCGGTCGCGTACAACTTCTTCTTCCTGCCGCCGACCGGCACGCTGACGATCAGCAACCCGGAAAACGTGATCTCGATCCTGGTGCTGCTCGGCATCGCGTTCGTGACCAGCCAGCTCACCTCTCGGGTCCGCGCGCAGGCCGATATCGCCGTCGCCAGCGCGCGCACCAACGCCGCGCTCGCCGGGTTCCTGCGCCAGATGACCTCGCTGAACGAGCCCGTCGCGCTCGCCCGCGCGATCTGCGAGGAGATCGGGCGGCTGTTCGACGTGCGCGCGGTCATCCTCGTCGCCGAAGATCCGGGCCTTGCCGTGCAGGCGGCGAACGGCGCGGACTATCGGCTCGAGACGATGGAGATGGCCGCTGCGCAATGGGCCTATGACAATGGCGCGCCGGCGGGGCGCGGGTCCAGCACGCTCGCGGCATCCGAATGGTTCTTCCAGCCGCTGCGATCGGGCGAGCGGACGCTGGCGGTGCTCGGCCTCGCGCGCGACATGGGCGGCGATCCGGTGCGATCGGACCAGCTGCCGCTGCTGATGAGCCTGGTTGATCAGGCGTCGCTGGTGCTCGAACGCGCGCGGCTGGAGGTCGAGATGCGCGATGTCGATGCGGTGCGCGAGCGCGATCGGTTGCGGCAGGCTTTGCTGTCGTCGGTCAGCCACGACCTGCGCACGCCGCTGACCTCGGTGATGGCGGCGGCGGCGGAACTCCACCGCGGCGTCACCCCCGAACTGATCGCCACGATCGAGAGCGAGGCGGCGCGGCTCAACCGGTTCGTCGGCAATCTGCTCGACATGGCGCGCGTCGAGGCGGGCGCGCTACGGCTCCGGCTCGAGCCGACCGACCTGACCGATGCGGTTGCCGGCGCGGTCCACGATACCAAGCGCGTGCTCGAGGGGCATGCGATCGACCTCGACGTCGCGCCGAACCTGCCGCTGGTCCGCATCGATCCGCAACTGCTCCACCACTGCCTGCTCAACCTGCTCGACAATGCCGGGCGCTATGCCGACCCCGGCACGCCGATCGTGGTGCGCGCCGAACACCGCTTCGGGATGCTCCGGCTGTCGGTGATCGACCAGGGGCCTGGTCTGCCGCCCGGGCGCGAGAAGGAGGTGTTCGAGACGTTCCGCCGCCTCGAAGGCTCCGACCGCGCGATCGGCGGGACCGGGCTGGGGCTTGCGATCGTAAAGGCGTTCGCCGAAGCGATGGGAATGGGGGTCGAGGCGGGCAACCGCGAAGACCGGACCGGTGCGCGGTTCTCGTTGTGCTTTCCCCAGGACCTGCTCGTCCGCGAGACCGATGGAGCGAATGTGTGA
- a CDS encoding glucan biosynthesis protein, whose translation MIGRREVMTALGLLGVLPQAAAAMRTAPGKATPFSWEALQQRAATLATKPYSAPAKVAAAAAIDYDKVGSIRFRADKTLAGGIRLFPLGRYAPTPVAINVVESGQARRIDFARDLFEAEEGHAAALGIAGFRAMAPGGTSDWMAFQGASYFRTAGAQDQYGLSARGLAINTGLPGREEFPDFTEFWIERTGADAYTIYALMDGASVTGAYRFESRHVAGAGVEQKVSSVLNVRRDIERLGIAPATSMFWYGEGNRAAAVDWRPEIHDSDGLALLTGAGERIWRPLNNPPHETLDSFADQAPKGFGLIQRDRNFDHYQDDGAFYDRRPNLWVQPQGDWGKGAVMLYAFPTNSETVDNVVSFWTPAAPAKAGQRLQFDYTLSWRSTDPTAVASAAHVVDCWQGVAGRPGAEPVKGARKLVVDFLGDALAGLDRQSGVTPKIDVVRGKVLASAAYPVVGQKNRWRITADIAPDAQGPADVRLFLTRGGRALSETVLTPIF comes from the coding sequence ATGATCGGTCGACGCGAAGTGATGACCGCGCTGGGTCTGTTGGGTGTCCTCCCGCAGGCCGCCGCGGCGATGCGAACGGCACCCGGGAAGGCGACGCCGTTCTCGTGGGAGGCGCTCCAGCAACGCGCCGCGACGCTGGCCACAAAGCCGTACAGCGCGCCCGCAAAGGTCGCCGCGGCCGCCGCGATCGATTACGACAAGGTCGGGAGCATCCGCTTCCGCGCCGACAAGACGCTGGCCGGCGGTATCCGCCTGTTCCCGCTCGGCCGCTACGCCCCCACGCCCGTCGCGATCAACGTCGTCGAGAGCGGGCAGGCGCGCCGCATCGACTTCGCGCGCGACTTGTTCGAGGCGGAGGAAGGCCATGCCGCGGCGCTTGGCATCGCCGGCTTCCGCGCGATGGCGCCGGGCGGGACGAGCGACTGGATGGCGTTCCAGGGCGCATCCTATTTCCGCACCGCCGGCGCGCAGGACCAATATGGCCTGTCCGCGCGCGGCCTTGCGATCAACACGGGGCTTCCCGGTCGCGAGGAGTTCCCGGACTTCACCGAATTCTGGATCGAGCGCACCGGCGCCGACGCCTACACGATCTACGCGCTGATGGACGGGGCCAGCGTAACCGGCGCGTACCGGTTCGAGTCGAGGCACGTCGCGGGGGCCGGCGTCGAGCAGAAAGTGTCCAGCGTCCTCAACGTCCGCCGCGACATCGAGCGGCTCGGCATCGCGCCGGCCACCAGCATGTTCTGGTACGGCGAGGGCAACCGCGCCGCTGCGGTCGACTGGCGTCCCGAGATCCACGATTCGGACGGTCTCGCGCTGCTCACCGGCGCGGGCGAGCGCATCTGGCGGCCGCTCAACAACCCGCCGCACGAGACGCTCGACAGCTTCGCGGACCAAGCACCCAAGGGCTTCGGGCTGATCCAGCGCGACCGCAATTTCGATCATTACCAGGATGATGGCGCGTTCTACGATCGCCGGCCGAACCTGTGGGTCCAGCCGCAGGGCGATTGGGGCAAGGGCGCGGTGATGCTCTATGCATTCCCGACCAACAGCGAGACGGTCGACAATGTCGTCTCGTTCTGGACGCCCGCGGCGCCTGCCAAGGCCGGCCAGCGGTTGCAGTTCGACTATACTTTGTCGTGGCGATCGACCGATCCGACCGCGGTCGCGAGTGCGGCGCATGTCGTCGATTGCTGGCAGGGCGTCGCCGGCCGACCGGGGGCGGAGCCGGTGAAGGGGGCAAGGAAGCTCGTGGTCGATTTTCTCGGCGACGCGCTTGCCGGCCTCGATCGGCAGAGCGGAGTCACGCCCAAGATCGACGTCGTTCGCGGCAAGGTGCTCGCAAGTGCGGCCTATCCGGTCGTCGGCCAGAAGAACCGCTGGCGGATCACGGCGGACATCGCCCCCGATGCTCAGGGCCCTGCCGACGTCCGGCTGTTCCTCACGCGCGGCGGCCGCGCGCTCAGCGAAACCGTCCTGACCCCGATCTTCTGA
- a CDS encoding response regulator transcription factor codes for MSGQTILIVDDELHIRRLLRNTLERAGYGVEEAVDAREALRVAGSRPLTAVLLDLGLPDRDGLELVPLLKKLGDPIVLVVSAREATDQKVAALDLGAEDYVTKPFDTEELLARLRVALRGRGETTARPTILRAHGVEIDFEHRLVRRGDEEAHLTRKEFDVLSALAAHPGRVVTHQRILEAAWPTDHDRRIEYLRIVVRNLRQKLEGAGGVGSVIANELGVGYRLLVDA; via the coding sequence GTGAGCGGACAGACCATCTTGATCGTAGACGACGAGCTGCATATCCGGCGGCTGCTGCGCAACACGCTGGAGCGGGCAGGGTATGGCGTCGAGGAGGCGGTCGACGCGCGCGAGGCGTTGCGGGTCGCAGGCAGCCGGCCGTTGACCGCGGTGCTGCTCGATCTCGGGCTGCCCGATCGCGACGGCCTGGAGCTGGTACCGCTGTTGAAGAAGCTCGGCGATCCGATCGTGCTGGTCGTGTCGGCGCGCGAGGCGACCGACCAGAAGGTCGCCGCGCTCGATCTCGGCGCCGAGGACTACGTCACCAAACCGTTCGATACCGAGGAGCTGCTCGCGCGGCTGCGCGTGGCGTTGCGCGGTCGGGGCGAGACGACGGCGCGACCGACGATCCTGCGCGCGCACGGCGTCGAGATCGATTTCGAACATCGGCTGGTGCGGCGCGGGGATGAGGAGGCGCATCTGACCCGCAAGGAGTTCGACGTGCTGTCGGCACTCGCGGCGCATCCCGGCCGGGTGGTGACTCACCAGCGGATCCTGGAGGCGGCGTGGCCGACGGACCATGACCGGCGGATCGAATATCTCCGCATCGTCGTGCGCAACCTGCGGCAGAAGCTGGAAGGCGCGGGCGGCGTCGGCAGCGTGATCGCGAACGAACTCGGCGTCGGATACCGGCTGCTCGTCGACGCCTGA
- the mdoH gene encoding glucans biosynthesis glucosyltransferase MdoH, whose amino-acid sequence MMPGESPIEMPPQRFDGPPPPWTAPEPGPGMVVSSDDMLARRIILVLMTGLLATAASSAVQESLLADGLSLWDGALLALFFPLFAWIAFGFMNAAIGFLLLMTGGHPGFVPTPRQSEPLEGRTAILMPVHNEDIAAVFERIAWMARAIAAGGVADRFDIFILSDSGEAAEASEIAAWQALAPTIDCALYYRRRTVNVGRKPGNVAEWIRRFGGGYRYMLMLDADSLMGGNTIIGMAQVLERRPAVALLQTVPAVINGVTFFQRWMQFASRLYGPISTAGLVWWSGSEATFWGHNALIRIEAFASSCGLPDLPGRAPFGGVIMSHDMVEAALLRRRGWRVHMLMTEETFEEYPPTLIDAAVRDRRWAQGNIQHLSLLTSSGFHWINRLQLLMGASAFITSPVWLLMIATSVVQALIGERNIVEAQTSLQVLAVTLLLLFGPKLLSVIWAFSDAERRAGFGGRRGIVRSVLIDVPFSMLSAPVIALTQTIDLVGILMGRKSGWAPQNRDAHELSLADVMPRYRWHVGVGVALLLVTPFAPVTAAWLAPVTLGLLLSPFLTMLTASEKAGRWAESHGMFVEPGEHVSVLSRPSLPAPKSF is encoded by the coding sequence ATGATGCCCGGCGAATCGCCGATCGAAATGCCGCCGCAGCGGTTCGACGGTCCGCCGCCGCCCTGGACCGCGCCCGAGCCGGGACCGGGGATGGTAGTGTCCTCGGACGACATGCTGGCACGCCGGATCATCCTCGTGCTGATGACCGGGTTGCTGGCCACTGCGGCTTCGTCCGCGGTGCAGGAATCGCTGCTCGCCGATGGGCTCAGCCTGTGGGACGGCGCGCTGCTGGCGCTGTTCTTCCCGCTGTTCGCGTGGATCGCGTTCGGCTTCATGAATGCGGCGATCGGCTTCTTGCTGCTGATGACGGGCGGGCATCCGGGGTTCGTGCCCACGCCGCGCCAGTCCGAACCGCTCGAAGGCCGCACCGCGATCCTGATGCCGGTCCACAACGAGGACATCGCGGCCGTATTCGAACGCATCGCCTGGATGGCGCGCGCGATCGCCGCGGGCGGTGTCGCCGATCGGTTCGACATCTTCATCCTGAGCGATTCGGGCGAAGCGGCGGAGGCGTCCGAGATCGCCGCGTGGCAGGCGCTGGCACCGACGATCGACTGCGCGCTCTATTACCGCCGCCGGACGGTGAACGTCGGGCGCAAACCGGGCAACGTGGCCGAGTGGATCCGGCGGTTCGGCGGCGGCTATCGTTATATGCTGATGCTCGACGCGGACAGTCTGATGGGCGGCAACACGATCATCGGCATGGCGCAGGTGCTAGAACGCCGGCCTGCGGTGGCGCTGCTGCAGACCGTACCCGCGGTGATCAACGGCGTGACGTTTTTCCAGCGGTGGATGCAGTTCGCCAGCCGGTTGTACGGCCCGATCTCGACCGCGGGGCTCGTCTGGTGGTCGGGGTCGGAGGCGACCTTCTGGGGGCATAATGCGCTGATACGGATCGAGGCGTTCGCGAGCAGTTGCGGGCTGCCCGACCTTCCCGGCCGCGCGCCGTTCGGCGGCGTCATCATGAGCCACGACATGGTCGAGGCGGCGCTGCTGCGGCGGCGCGGCTGGCGTGTCCACATGCTGATGACCGAGGAGACGTTCGAGGAATATCCGCCGACTCTGATCGACGCCGCGGTGCGCGATCGACGCTGGGCGCAGGGGAATATCCAGCATCTCAGCCTGTTGACGTCGTCGGGGTTCCACTGGATCAACCGGCTGCAATTGCTGATGGGCGCGTCGGCGTTCATCACCTCGCCGGTGTGGCTGCTGATGATCGCGACGAGCGTGGTGCAGGCGCTGATTGGCGAGCGCAACATCGTCGAGGCGCAGACCTCGCTCCAGGTGCTGGCGGTGACGCTATTGTTGCTGTTCGGGCCAAAGCTGTTGAGCGTGATCTGGGCGTTCTCGGATGCCGAGCGGCGTGCTGGGTTCGGCGGGCGGCGCGGGATCGTCCGGTCGGTGCTGATCGACGTGCCCTTCTCGATGCTGTCCGCGCCGGTGATCGCGCTGACGCAGACGATCGATCTGGTCGGGATCCTGATGGGCCGCAAGTCCGGCTGGGCGCCGCAGAACCGCGATGCGCATGAACTGTCGCTGGCGGACGTGATGCCGCGCTATCGCTGGCATGTCGGGGTGGGCGTGGCGCTGTTGCTGGTAACGCCGTTCGCGCCGGTCACCGCGGCGTGGCTTGCGCCGGTGACGCTGGGGCTGTTGCTCAGCCCGTTCCTGACGATGCTGACCGCGAGCGAGAAGGCGGGCCGCTGGGCGGAGTCGCACGGGATGTTCGTCGAGCCGGGGGAGCATGTGTCGGTGTTGTCGCGGCCGTCGTTGCCGGCGCCAAAGTCATTCTGA
- the kdpB gene encoding potassium-transporting ATPase subunit KdpB, producing MARTPTKSLFTADLIIPAIGDAFRKLDPRQLVRNPVMFVTAVVATLLTILVNVGGDGLSVGFKIQLVIWLWLTVLFGTFAEAIAEGRGKAQAASLRATKAELTARRMKGDQVESVPASALRAGDIVLVTMGDLIPADGEVVWGVASVNEAAITGESAPVIREAGGDRSAVTAGTRVISDEIRVKVTANPGEGFLDRMIALVEGAERQKTPNEIALTLLLVGLTIIFLIAVGTIPGFASYAGGRVPVAILAALLITLIPTTIAALLSAIGIAGMDRLVRFNVLAKSGRAVEAAGDIDVLLLDKTGTITIGDRQASEFRSVGGTRDEELAEAALLASLADETPEGRSIVVLAREKFGVTTTALPDDAEVIPFTAQTRISGVKVNGALIQKGAVDSILKANPGAGATAAATELRRITDEIARAGGTPLAVAMDGRLLGAIFLKDVVKAGIRERFGELRAMGIRTVMITGDNPLTAAAIAAEAGVDDFLAQATPEDKLALIRKEQQGGRLVAMCGDGTNDAPALAQADVGVAMNTGTQAAREAGNMVDLDSDPTKLIEIVGLGKQLLMTRGALTTFSVANDVAKYFAIIPAMFVALYPGLGVLNVMRLGSPESAILSAIIFNAIIIPMLVPLALKGVAYKPMAAGPLLARNLAVYGLGGLIAPFVGIKLIDMLVGALGLA from the coding sequence ATGGCACGCACCCCTACCAAGTCGCTGTTCACGGCCGACTTGATCATCCCGGCGATCGGCGACGCTTTCCGGAAACTCGATCCGAGGCAGCTGGTCCGCAACCCGGTGATGTTCGTCACCGCCGTCGTCGCCACGCTGTTGACGATCCTCGTCAATGTCGGTGGCGACGGGCTGTCGGTCGGCTTCAAGATACAGCTGGTCATCTGGCTGTGGCTGACCGTCCTGTTCGGCACCTTCGCCGAAGCGATCGCCGAAGGCCGCGGCAAGGCGCAGGCCGCGTCGTTGCGCGCGACCAAGGCCGAACTCACCGCCCGCCGCATGAAGGGCGACCAGGTCGAGTCCGTCCCTGCCAGCGCGCTCCGCGCGGGCGACATCGTCCTCGTCACGATGGGCGACCTGATCCCAGCCGATGGCGAAGTCGTCTGGGGCGTCGCCTCGGTCAATGAAGCCGCGATCACCGGCGAGAGCGCACCGGTGATCCGCGAGGCTGGCGGCGATCGGTCCGCCGTCACCGCGGGCACGCGCGTCATCTCCGACGAGATCCGCGTGAAGGTGACCGCCAATCCCGGCGAAGGCTTTCTCGACCGGATGATCGCGCTGGTCGAAGGCGCCGAGCGGCAGAAGACGCCTAACGAGATCGCGCTGACGCTGCTGCTCGTCGGGCTGACGATCATCTTCCTGATCGCGGTCGGCACGATCCCCGGTTTCGCAAGCTATGCGGGCGGCCGCGTGCCGGTCGCGATCCTGGCGGCGCTGTTGATCACGCTGATCCCGACGACGATCGCCGCCTTGCTGTCGGCGATCGGTATCGCGGGGATGGACCGTCTGGTGCGCTTCAACGTGCTGGCCAAGTCCGGCCGTGCGGTCGAGGCGGCGGGCGATATCGACGTGCTGCTGCTCGACAAGACCGGCACGATCACGATCGGCGACCGGCAAGCGAGCGAGTTTCGTAGCGTCGGCGGCACGCGGGACGAGGAACTGGCCGAGGCGGCATTGCTGGCGAGCCTTGCCGACGAGACGCCCGAGGGCCGCTCGATCGTCGTGCTGGCGCGCGAAAAGTTCGGCGTGACGACGACGGCTTTGCCGGATGATGCGGAAGTCATCCCCTTCACCGCGCAGACCCGCATCTCGGGCGTGAAGGTCAACGGCGCGCTGATCCAGAAGGGCGCGGTCGATTCGATCCTGAAGGCCAATCCGGGGGCCGGGGCGACCGCCGCGGCGACCGAGCTGCGCCGGATCACCGACGAGATCGCGCGCGCCGGCGGCACGCCGCTGGCGGTGGCGATGGACGGGCGGCTGCTCGGCGCGATCTTCCTCAAGGACGTCGTCAAGGCGGGTATCCGCGAGCGGTTCGGCGAGCTGCGCGCGATGGGCATCCGCACGGTGATGATCACCGGCGACAACCCGCTGACCGCGGCGGCGATCGCGGCGGAGGCCGGCGTCGACGATTTCCTCGCGCAGGCGACCCCCGAGGACAAGCTCGCGCTGATCCGCAAGGAACAGCAGGGCGGGCGGCTGGTCGCGATGTGCGGCGACGGCACCAACGACGCGCCGGCGCTGGCGCAGGCGGATGTCGGCGTGGCGATGAACACCGGCACGCAGGCCGCGCGCGAGGCGGGCAACATGGTCGACCTCGACAGCGATCCGACCAAGCTGATCGAGATCGTGGGGCTGGGGAAGCAGCTGCTGATGACCCGCGGCGCGTTGACGACCTTCTCGGTGGCGAACGACGTCGCGAAGTATTTCGCGATCATCCCGGCGATGTTCGTCGCGCTCTATCCGGGGCTGGGCGTGCTCAACGTGATGCGGCTCGGCAGCCCCGAAAGCGCGATCCTGTCGGCGATCATCTTCAACGCGATCATCATCCCGATGCTGGTGCCGCTTGCGCTGAAGGGCGTGGCGTACAAGCCAATGGCGGCGGGCCCGCTGCTCGCGCGCAATCTCGCGGTCTACGGCCTCGGCGGCCTGATCGCGCCATTCGTCGGGATCAAGCTCATCGACATGCTCGTCGGTGCGCTGGGGCTGGCATGA